A single Saccopteryx bilineata isolate mSacBil1 chromosome 7, mSacBil1_pri_phased_curated, whole genome shotgun sequence DNA region contains:
- the FRAT1 gene encoding proto-oncogene FRAT1 codes for MPCRREEEEEAGEEAEAEEEEEDSFLLLEQSVTLGGSGEVDRLVAQIGETLQLDAAQDSPASPCAPPLQPPRPPAAVRADKARPPVLPLLLPPAPAEAVGPPPPRPLRCAFGDCGRTRGRAAPYFVAELAAGHNALSPLPSQPTLEGPSGADKRVAPKPLSGPCRRGWLRGATASRRLQQRRGPQPEVRTSDDDPHRLLQQLVLSGNLIKEAVRRLHSRRVQLHAKLPQRPLLRPLAAAAHKPPSPRSPRAACSNPGATGRRAHGVLVPGS; via the coding sequence ATGCCGTgccggagggaggaggaagaggaagccgGCGAGGAAGCGGAggcggaggaagaggaggaggacagcTTCCTCCTGCTGGAGCAGTCCGTGACGCTGGGCGGCTCGGGCGAGGTGGACCGCCTGGTGGCCCAGATCGGCGAGACGCTGCAGCTGGACGCGGCGCAGGACAGCCCTGCCTCCCCGTGCGCGCCCCCGCTGCAGCCCCCGCGGCCCCCGGCGGCGGTGCGGGCGGACAAGGCCCGGCCCCCGGTTCTGCCGTTGCTCCTGCCGCCCGCGCCGGCCGAGGCGGTGGGCCCGCCGCCCCCGAGGCCCCTTCGCTGCGCCTTTGGGGACTGCGGCCGCACGCGAGGCCGGGCTGCCCCCTACTTTGTGGCGGAGCTGGCCGCAGGCCACAATGCCCTGTCCCCACTGCCCTCTCAGCCCACCCTAGAGGGGCCTTCGGGAGCCGACAAGCGGGTCGCTCCGAAGCCGCTGTCGGGCCCGTGCCGACGAGGATGGCTGCGGGGTGCCACCGCCTCCCGCCGCCTGCAGCAGCGGCGGGGACCCCAGCCGGAAGTCCGCACCAGCGACGACGACCCGCACCGGCTTCTTCAGCAGCTGGTGCTCTCGGGGAACCTCATCAAGGAGGCTGTGCGGAGGCTTCATTCGCGACGGGTGCAACTACACGCAAAGCTTCCCCAGCGCCCGCTCCTGAGGCCTCTGGCGGCCGCAGCGCACAAGCCGCCTTCGCCCCGCAGCCCTCGCGCGGCCTGCAGCAACCCTGGCGCGACAGGCAGGAGGGCACACGGCGTTCTTGTGCCGGGCAGCTAA